In Campylobacter concisus, the genomic stretch TATAAAAATATTTTTCTAGGTTATCCCAATATTTAAGAGGCTCAATGTTTATATAAGTAGCTTCAATTCCTATATGATCAACAACCATTTTTGCAAAATGCGATTCATCAAGTGGAGTACCTGGGAAAGATGCAACAAAAGCATGTTGCCAGTCATTCTTGCCATAATCAACATTAGACTTTGACAGATGAGCCATAGCTGAAATAGTTGCACTACTATCAAGTCCTCCACTAAGGGCTGTTCCTATAGGAACATCTGCTCTCATCCTAATCTTACAAGCATCCAAAAATAGCTCCCTAAAACGCTCTACTTGAGCATCATATGTTTTGGGTGGGTCCACAATATTATCAAGCGTGTTCCAGTATCTTTTTGTAACCAAATTTCCATTTTTATAAATTCCATTATGTCCAAAAGGAAATCTTTTAATTCCATCTATCAAACATTTTTCGGTTGCTTCATAGGAAAAAATATTATTTTTCATCCAATGAAAATCTTGTGATGGTCTTATTTCTTTTAAAAATGGATAGATAGCCTTCATTTCTGAGGCAAATATAAATTTACCATCAGTCATGGCATAAAAAAGTGGTTTTTTGCCAAATCTATCTCTGGATAAAAAAAGCTCTTTTTTTTGACTATCCCATATAGCAAAAGCCCACATTCCATTAAATTTTAAGACACACTCTTCACCCCACTCTATATAAGAATAAAGCAAAACTTCTGTGTCTGATGATGAACAAAATGTATGCCCTTTTACTTCTAGCTCTTTTTTAATTTCCAAAAAATTATATATCTCACCATTAAAAATTACACAATATCTTTTTGTTTTATCATACATTGGTTGATGAGCATCGTTTGACAAATCCACAATAGCTAGTCTTCTATGTCCCAATGTAATACTATTTTCAATTGTTTCTATCCCGAAACCATCAGGACCTCTATGCTCTAATCTATTCAAGGCATTTTTAAATTCGGTTCCATTTGATGATGGTATTGTTCCTAATATTCCACACATATATTTTTAAAGATCCTTCACATAATTACTTTATAGACCAATACAGATATTAAATCATAAGACTACAAAAACCTATCTTTTTTAAAACTACTATTTATAAAAATACAGTATTAATAGTCTCTGTAAAGATAGAGTAGCCGTATTGATTTAAATGATCAGCTATTTTATTGTTTTCAATTTCACTAAAACTATTTCCTAAAATTTCTATCAAAACTATTTTTGGTTTGTATTTTTCAAAGTTATTTGATCTTAAAACCATAAGATCCAGTCCTTCAACGTCTACCGATAAAAAATCTATATCCTGGTTTTTGCAAATTTCTTTTAAGAATATCCTCAAGTATTGTATTTTCAATATCTTTTGTAAATTTTATAAAATAATTTTCTTTCTCATGCTCTACTGCTAACTCCTTTGAAAAGGTATTTAAAGCAGGTTCATTAGAGGCGTAATAGGTTAAAATTTGTTTTTTATCAGATATTGGCCTTTCTATATTCATATCTCTTGGACGAAATTTATCAAAAGCAATTATACTATATTAATACCCCTCCATCCTTTTTTATAAAAATAATATATTTGAAGAACGCTTGGGATGATGAGTACCCACATCTACATAAAACCAAATTTTATTCTACGAATAATCTTTCCAAAATTATATCTTCACTCTCTTGTGAATATGATTTTGTTGCATATCCATCTAAATTATTATTTCCAAACTCAATAATTTTTCTTTTAATGTTTTAGGTAAAATTTTTTTAAGTATTTGTTGTAGCAATATTTATTCTCCACTATATTTGATAGCTGATACAGAAAAAATAGGCTGTATGTTATCAATTGGTTTGAATCTAAAATTTCTTGTTATAAATACAGAAGTCACATTTATAGGGCCGAAGCCATGAAAATCAATCTCCAAGAAGTCTAGTTTTTCTCTTAAATATTTTAACATTTCTCTGAGCCAATCAATAATTATCTAATACTGCAATACCTACACGTCAGATTGATAATTTAAGTATTTTTTAATTAGATTTGAACATTGAGGTCTTCTAATACCATCTATTATAACTATATCAAATTTTCGGTATTATGTAGCATCCGCACAAGACTTTCATCCTAAAATCCGCTAAGATTCAGTCTATTATAGCATATCGTAAAGGATTTATATGGCTGAATCTCACGTAATATTGGCTCTAGTTAGTAAGTATTCTAAACTTTGATGGAATATCAAATATCATCAGAATATAATCTCAAAAATAAAGTCTGAGCTTGAAACGATAGATAAGGCTATCGCGATATTTGACCCTAGCTATAAGACCACCTTTATTCAGGCTAAAAAGGATTAGTAATGCTTCATACTTTCCTCACGGAGAATTAAATCGTAGGATTATAGAGTGTTTAAAGATAAAGCCTAGCACTGTAAATGAAATAGCCGAGTATGTTTTTAAAGATGAAAAAGTAGATGACGCCCTCATCGCCAAATATAAGCAAAACATATCCTCTTTAATTTCAAAGCTTATAAAAAGAGGAACTATCTCGTTATTTACCGACAACGGAGTAAAATTTTATAAAATAGCTTCCTAAGCTCCAAGCCTTTCGGCTACTCGTTTGTTTCCTTGCCAGTAACCGCAAAATTCATTAGATATTGAGTTATCGGCTAAACATCTCGATAAAATATCGTCCATTATAGCTTTATTATCTAGCCTTCTTGTGTCCTCCCTATAAGCTATTTCGTTGGCATAGTTTGATAAATATAGCGTTCCTAGCCATGGCATTGACCGTATTGTAAGCGTCTAAATCTAGCGTTAAAGCTTTCGCTTTGGTTATTATTCTCTCCGTTCATACCGCTATATTCTATTTGGTGATTTACTCTTTTTAAATCGTAATGAGCCAGCAAATCGTCGTAAGCCGAGTTTTCATCGGTATGAATTTCGCTGTTTGGCGCAATATGAGATTTGGCGATAGCGTTTATATTTACGTTATTCTCGCTTTTTAGAATAAAGGTCTTAGTCTTACTAGCTCCGCTTCCAAATAGATTTCTCTCTCGTAAAGATATGATAACTCGTTTATTAGGTTTAAAAGCCTTGCGTCTATCTATTCTATCGTTTATATTATTAGCGGGCTTTATATAGTTTCCGACGTATACTCCGTCCATCTCGACTATGCCGCTAAATTTATTTCCGCTATTACTAGTCATAAGGCTTTCTCTTATTTTATGAGATAAGACCCAAGCCGTTTTATATTGAACGTCTAAACCTCTACTAAGCTGTAAGGCTGAAATTCCTTTAGTAGCATTGGAGAATATAACGATAGCAAGAAGGATAACTTTAAAATCAAGCTTATGAGAGTGAAATATCGTTCCGCTTGTAACGCTAAAAGTATGAAAGCAATCCTTGCAACGATACTGTAAGTCTACTTTCTATAAAATAATGAGATGAAGCGCTTCCGCAAGTCGGACAAACGGGATTACCCTTGTTGCTACTCCAACGAATCGACTTAAAATACTCGTAACACTCATTCTCGCTCATACTAGCTATCTTTCTAACCGAGATTGTTCTAGCTTTAGATGAGAGAAGGAAGTGTTGAGATATTTTTAAACCTTTATATGTGTTTTTATTTCTAAAATATGTATTATACATAAATTTTGCTTAAAATACTATAAGTTATTTACCTAAATATACTTGCTTTTAAATTAAGAAAAATTGTATAATACGCTAATATATAATTAAGGCACATAATGAATTACGATGAGTTTTTATTAAGGTTAAAAGAAGCTGGAATAGATAGAGATGAATTTACCGAGCTTACTAAGACCAATAAGCTAACAATGAATGGTTGGGCTACTACTAGACAAGGTAGAAAAACGCCTGAATGGGTTGATAGCTGGATTAATTTATATCTTTCAAATAGAGACAAGGATATAATTATAAGAGAATTAAAAAAATAAAAATAATTATTAAGAAGCATACACTTTAACAAAGATATTATAGACACTAAAAATGAAAAAAATCACGACTTATACCGACATAAACGGATTTCACAAATATTGGGGAAAAAGCCTCTCGAATACTATGAATATTTTATAGATACACTAACCACCCAAGGCGATACGGTATTAGAGCTTTTTTAGGAAGCTCAAACGTAATATCTATTTTAGACGATACGAGAAAGTTCATCGATATAGATATAAATCCTTTTTCTAAAATATCTGCCGATTTCTTAATAAATTTACCGACACAAGCCGAATATAAAAAGCTGTTGTTCGTTTAGAAAACACGATTAAAAATAGAATCAATAATAGCTATACAGATTCGCAAAATAACATAGTGACGCATTATATATGGCAAGATAAAAAAATCTCTGAAGTTTGGATAAAAAATGCTGGCAAAAAGCAAGTAATTGCTGCCGCCCAAAAAAATATGAATGCCTTAAATAAATATAACGAATATAAGACTAAATACTTAAATGACATCACGTTTTTCAATAATAACAAAATTAACGTTAATTCTAGTATGACTATATATGATTTTTTTACAAAAAAGGGCACTTTATAACATAGATATATTGTTAGACGAAATCCATCTATTTAAAGATTAAAACATCAAAAGAGCTTTGCTTTTAACCGTTACTTCAGCTATCGGTCAGATGAGCAATATGGTTTTTGTGATTAATAGAAACGGTAAGCGAGAAGTGGGCAGTTGGGTTATAGGCTTTTGGCTTCCAAAAGAGCATTTCGAGATAAATGTGTGGAACTGTTTTATTAATAAGGCTAAAAAATTATTAAAAATCTACCCAATGTTCATAAAGTTTATAGCAACATTGAGATTTACAACGAAAGCTGTTTGAAAAAGATGAAAGATATTTCAAGCGATAGCGTAAAGCTCATTATTGCCGATCCACCACACTCTAATCGAATTCCATACTTGGAATTATCTGAAATATTTAATTCCGTACTAGGGTGCAAAAGCAATTTTGAGGACGAAATTATCGTATCAAACACTAACGAAAGAGATAAAAATATTCATAAGTATACAAATGATATGATAAGTTTTTTTACGAAACAGAACGTATTTTAAAAACGGATGGTCTTTTGGTGCTATTTTTTAATGCAAGCAATGAAAAAGATTGGAATTTTATTAAAAAAGTATACCAAAATAAAATACTATACTATTTAGGTTGTGCTCCAATGGAATATTCCGTCAAATCGGTCGTTCAGTCAAATAGAAAAGGGGCGTTAACCAAAGATTATATGTTGTTCTTTTCAAAAAATAATCAAGTACCCGAAGCTATAAAAAAGTAAAACTTTTTAACGATTCTTTAACTCCCTTTAATATACAATACCCATAAAGATTTATGTTATGGCTGAGAGGTAAATATTATGTCGACTAAATTTGAATATTGGATAAACTCTTTAAAGAAAACAACCTCCAAGAATTTAAAAAAGAAAATCCAAAATCTATTAAATGGTTAAAAACAAAAGCAATTTCAAGAAAAGAACTTTTGTGTGATTTTATAAATTTTATAGGTGCTAAAATAAATATTAAAGAAAATAAAGGCAATAGTCTTTTTAAGCTAGTATACGAATCTACTTTTTTGGATGATAAAAATTAATAAATTTTTAAAAAATAAACATCTTGAAAAAATAAGAAGATTGCCTATTGATGACGTTAAAAACGAGCTTTATAAACTGGAGACTTATAGATGGAGAGGAGACCATACAAATTCACTAGATAAATTTATTATTAAATATTATGTTAAAGAATTTTATAAATTTGAAGAGCTGGAAAATAAACTAAAAACATCAATTTTATATACAGTGTCTGGTTATCTATATAACAATTGGTATAACTAATGGAGCAGTTATTTAATAGAAAATCTATTTTGTGAACACGATAGTGTTATTCCAGCATCTGGTCAAATAAAAAATGTCGACTTTTTTATAAACAATACCCCAGTTGATTTGAAAGTTACATATATGCCTTCAGAAAAAATTAAAGAGCAATGGAAAACAATATACAAAGATACTAAATCTGAACTTTCATTCTTAAAAAGTAAAGCTATAAATATAACATTTGATAAAAAAGCAATGAAACATCTATTGGAAGCGTTATCTTATCTCAAATTAATGATATTGCAAAAAGCGATACCGGGGCTCAACAAGTATTAAACGATTACCAAGATAAAATAAGAAATATTTTTGAAAATATTAAAAAAGATAAAAAAGGATTAATAAAATGGCTTTATGAAAATCAAGGCAAGATGCGATTCGGAGCAGAAAATAGATGATTTGTGGTTTTATATGATAATAATATAATAATTATGCTGAATCGTGGAAACTAAAGCGAAATATAACTTTGTTGTCTCCAGCAATAAATGATTTTATAAACAATTTTAAACTTATTCCTATTGAATTTAAATTTAAAGGAAAAAATTACAAAACTAATTCAAACATAATTTTCATAAGTAATTAAAAAGCTTTGTGTGGATGCTACATAATACCGCAAATTTTTTATCAAATATGGACTTTTTATAATATTCACTATCTTCTCTATGTAGTAGAGTTTGATTGCTGTTGAGATTAGGATTTACTTTTTTTAAAGCTTTCTTTATCATATTCAACAGAAATCATGTCCTTAGCTTTTTGCCCAATACATTGATGAATTACTGTTTCCAAATTCAATAAAGATTTTCGGAAAGGTCAAAAGTGTTTAAGAATCCTATAGCAGGATACGTGTACCAAGGTATTTTATTGGCATAACTATCTATATAATCCCATTTTTATAGCGCTATATTGAGAATAATCACAAACCAATATTTTGAATTATTTAACTATTTTTTAACTCGTATAGGAATAAATTTTCCCTATTATCTTTCTAATCACCATATTCTCCTTGGATTAATTGTATTTAGTTTCATAAAAAAAATTCTTCTAGAATAACAATTAACAATATCAGATATAAAGTCAACAATCATATAACTAATTAGTGTTGCTATAGCAGCACCTTGAATTCCATATTTTGTAATCAATAGTAAATTTAAAAATATATTTGAAATCATGCCATAAAAAGTTCTCCAAAATGCTAGTAACTGTAAATTTTCATTTATAAACCAATTCCCACTAACAACTCCTAAAAAAACAAATACACTTGCCCAAATATGTATCATCAATACACTTGCTGCTTGATTATATTGTTCTCCATAAAGCATATTTACTATCATATCAGATAAAAAAGTTATTGGTAGCGCTATTGCAATGGCTATCCATACAACAAGGTCAAAAAGCTTTTGAAGTCTATCATAATAAAGCTCTTCACTTTGTCTTTTTGCATTTACTATTGCAGGAAATAGACTTGATGCAACTACAGTAGGTATAAAATACCAAATCTCACTTAACCTAGTTGCCGCAGCATACTGTCCAACAGCCTCACTTCCTAGCATCTCTTGAATCATAACCTGATCTATTTTCATATATATAGATACCACAACTCCACTTAGGATAAGTGGCCAGCTATCTTTTAAAAGAGATATAGCGATAGTTTTATTAAATATTATTTTTTTAATCTCAGAAGTTGAATATTTTATAAAAAAAGAAATAAGCCCCAAAGCCAAAACTATACTATCAAATAAAATAACCCATGCAAAAGCTACAAGCGGAGCGTTAATCAAAATAAGTATAATCTTTACTATGCTACTTATAAAAAGAGAGATAATATTAGAAAACACTACATATTTTGATAGAACCTTTGATTGAAAATACATATCTACTACATTAAATGATTGAAATATAGTAGCACTAGCTATGATAAATACTAATAAATTTGTATACCTATCATTTGAAGTAAAATAAGTAGCAACAGCTAAAATCAATAGTGTCAAAATAGCACCCATGAGCTTAAGATAAAAAGCAGTACCTATTAGTTCATTTGCTCTACTTTCATCTTTTACCAACTCCCTTACTACTATACCATCAAGTCCGAGCGTAGCAATGGCAGCAAAAAGTCCTACAAGGCTTTGAGCATATGAAAAAAGTCCGAATCTCTCAGGCCCTAAATATCTAGTCACCCAAATTCCTACAAAAAGTCCAACAAACATACGGAGCATTTTTTCAAAAAAGAGCCATGAGGTATTTTTAAAATACTTCATGAAGCCTTGATGATTTTTTAATGATATTATTTTATCTATCATTTATTTTCACATACC encodes the following:
- a CDS encoding transposase, whose product is MYNTYFRNKNTYKGLKISQHFLLSSKARTISVRKIASMSENECYEYFKSIRWSSNKGNPVCPTCGSASSHYFIESRLTVSLQGLLSYF
- a CDS encoding flippase, which produces MKYFKNTSWLFFEKMLRMFVGLFVGIWVTRYLGPERFGLFSYAQSLVGLFAAIATLGLDGIVVRELVKDESRANELIGTAFYLKLMGAILTLLILAVATYFTSNDRYTNLLVFIIASATIFQSFNVVDMYFQSKVLSKYVVFSNIISLFISSIVKIILILINAPLVAFAWVILFDSIVLALGLISFFIKYSTSEIKKIIFNKTIAISLLKDSWPLILSGVVVSIYMKIDQVMIQEMLGSEAVGQYAAATRLSEIWYFIPTVVASSLFPAIVNAKRQSEELYYDRLQKLFDLVVWIAIAIALPITFLSDMIVNMLYGEQYNQAASVLMIHIWASVFVFLGVVSGNWFINENLQLLAFWRTFYGMISNIFLNLLLITKYGIQGAAIATLISYMIVDFISDIVNCYSRRIFFMKLNTINPRRIW
- a CDS encoding IS1595 family transposase → MFHSHKLDFKVILLAIVIFSNATKGISALQLSRGLDVQYKTAWVLSHKIRESLMTSNSGNKFSGIVEMDGVYVGNYIKPANNINDRIDRRKAFKPNKRVIISLRERNLFGSGASKTKTFILKSENNVNINAIAKSHIAPNSEIHTDENSAYDDLLAHYDLKRVNHQIEYSGMNGENNNQSESFNARFRRLQYGQCHG
- a CDS encoding FkbM family methyltransferase, translated to MKIQYLRIFLKEICKNQDIDFLSVDVEGLDLMVLRSNNFEKYKPKIVLIEILGNSFSEIENNKIADHLNQYGYSIFTETINTVFL
- the asnB gene encoding asparagine synthase (glutamine-hydrolyzing) codes for the protein MCGILGTIPSSNGTEFKNALNRLEHRGPDGFGIETIENSITLGHRRLAIVDLSNDAHQPMYDKTKRYCVIFNGEIYNFLEIKKELEVKGHTFCSSSDTEVLLYSYIEWGEECVLKFNGMWAFAIWDSQKKELFLSRDRFGKKPLFYAMTDGKFIFASEMKAIYPFLKEIRPSQDFHWMKNNIFSYEATEKCLIDGIKRFPFGHNGIYKNGNLVTKRYWNTLDNIVDPPKTYDAQVERFRELFLDACKIRMRADVPIGTALSGGLDSSATISAMAHLSKSNVDYGKNDWQHAFVASFPGTPLDESHFAKMVVDHIGIEATYINIEPLKYWDNLEKYFYMFEDLYITSPIPMMATYGAVKKYGTTVTLDGHGADELFSGYGHLVEALWNSKFSIKNSIDILNTYQETLGNGTQFDRNSNFNIYVKFMIKKIAKIFFGKEIRSKDANHKNFKKLDSFSQQLYIIFHETILPTLLRNYDRYSMTNSVEIRMPFMDHRIVSFVTSLPYSSKFGNGYTKKLIRDAMDPYMPKEITWRKSKVGFNSPIVDWMQGDLKEWFLDTVHEKGFMESSLIDNPPELQRQISNIANKNTNSYVLAENSWKNLTPYIWEKAIKKFGAGNNATK